ccgcactgtgggactgtttgatgggacagtgtagagggagctttactctgtacctaaccccgtgctgtacctgccctgggaatgtttgatggaacagtgtagagggagctttactctgtatctaacccgtgctgtacctgccctgggagtgtttgatgggacagtgtagagggagctttactctgtatctaaccccgtgctgtacctgccctgggaatgtttgatgggacagtgtagagggagctttactctgtatctaacccatgctgtacctgccctgggagtgtttgatgggacagtgtagagggagctttactctgtatctaaccccgtgctgtacctgccctgggagtgtttgatgggacagtgtagagggagctttactctgtatctaaccccgtgctgtacctgagcgCAAACTCAACTTCCACACCCCCAGAACCCGCCCCCCTCAATCCCCACACACTTTCTCCATATAACATACAGGCGAGTGTAATGTATGcccgtgaggatgctcacaggtttgtggagctgttgcattgtgagtggcttagtcagtcacatgacattcgcaggactcaataaaaccccggccagttgggttcgggggatccacgatggggcaggtggttgtgagcctggtggatgaaccggtaatgtgttcatgtaattgttaaaccttttgcgaataaaccaactagttctgattagcaatgtgttgcgatgaattcttaagcaaagaacccatgaagcaaatacatttcactCCCAACTCCCCACGACCCCCAAACCTTCCCCTATCTCCACCCAGTACTAACCCCCAAAGttacccccactcctctcccctcatcatcataggcagtccctcgaatcgaggatgacttgcttccacgccaaaaaagggatgagttcacagttatttcaatgaaggacctaatattccagatcctgaactacatcctgaagggtggaagatgcctgtgcgtggatttttttaacgtggggcggccgttgcacaccagccaccacacgggcttgacagagctaggtcttgatccagtggcaagggttaaccaggacgactggagaccagctctgctgcacggactgagtgcgcgcacatatcgcagtgtgagctgggcccgtgctgctcctgggccctcgcctcttctgggccccgaactctcgcctcttctggggcctgtacacttccctccacagtctctcacctctcctgggccccgatcacttccctccacagtctctcgccgttccttcgccccgacctcgccgctcctgctgtacctgcccgcgctccaatcactgaGCTGGACCTTGatcacgtcactcttcgctgccgcgacctcctgcaccagcttgcactgCTCTCTGAAGtgcacgcctccacgctgctcccaggccgcctctCACCGCTCCTTTCATGGccgtgacctgccgctggtgttctcccctaCCCGATGAGTGGCCAAGAATGGAAGCGTATAATTTTTGCCTTTTGATACCAGAATGTGCAGGCCCGGACTGTACGGCATGTCGCCTCCCCGCTCATTCCCACCGATCCCCACTTTCGAAGGAGCACAGACGGGAGGAGCCGTTATTGTAAGCTCTCCAAAACCACTGGTTAGACTCCAGTCCGTAACTCGCACCAGACTATTTCTGGAGATACTTGTTTGCCCTGCTGACttgccgcgggggtgggggggcagggatgTTTGGTGAGGTCACTGAGTGTGAGTAGGCCTGTGTTTATGATGTCACAGCAGATCTCTGAGTCTTGTGATctcgacaccctccctatccctccaTCATTGTGAAGGGGGCTGGGGTGAGTGCAATCTCTTTGAGTTTCACACGTTACCGGTCCCGCGATTACGGCAGTGGTTATAGTTCTCTTTTCAAGgtccatggagaccagaactgtgcacagtgctccaagtgtggtctaactaaggtatatggagaccagaactgtgcgcaatgctgcaagtgcggtctaacccaggtatacggaggacagaactgtgcacagcgctccaagtgcggtctaacaaaggtatatgaagaccagaactgtgcacagtggtccaaatgtggtctaaccaagggatatggagatcagaactgtgcatgtTGCTGTATGTGTTGTCCAACTGAGGTATATGGAAACCAGACCTGTGCACAGAGCTCAAAGtgttgtctaacctagatctatggagaccagaaccatgcgCAGTGCTTAAAGTGTGGTCTAATCcagctatatggagaccagaactgtgcacagtgctgcaagtgtggtctaaccagggtatatggagcccagaactgtgcacagtgctccaagtgtggtctaactaaggtctatggaaaccagaactgtgcacagtgctccaagtgtggtctaacacaggtatatggagaccagaactgtgcgcagtgttccaagtgtggtctaaccagggtatatggagagcagaactgtgcgcaATGCTGCAAGtgcggtctaacccaggtatacggtgaccagaactgtgcacagtgctccaagtgcggtctaaccaaggcatatgaagaccagaactgtgcacagtgcaccaagtGCGGTCTACCCAAGGTATacggagaccataactgtgcacagtgctccaagtgtggtctaaccaaggtatatagagaccaaaactgcgtagagtgctgcaagtgtggtctaaccaagggtatatggagaccagaactgtgcacagtgctcaaagTCTGGTCTAGCTGGTATATGGAGAAcggaactatgcacagtgctccaagtgtggtctaacacaggtatatggagagcagaactgtgcgcaATGCTGCAAGtgcggtctaacccaggtatacggagaccagaactgtgcacagtgctccaagtgcggtctaaccaaggtatatgaagaccagaactgtgcacagtgcaccaagtGCGGTCTACCCAAGGTATACGGAGACcgtaactgtgcacagtgctccaagtgtggtctaaccaaggtatatagagaccaaaactgcgtagagtgctgcaagtgtggtctaaccaagggtatatggagaccagaactgtgcacagtgctcaaagTCTGGTCTAGCTGGTATATGGAGAAcggaactatgcacagtgctccaagtgtggtctaattaaggtctatggaaaccagaactgtgcgcagtgctccaagtgtggtctaacacaggtatatggagatcagaactgtgcacattgttccaagtgtggtctaacacaggtatatggagaccataactgtgcacagtgctccaagtgttgtcCAACCGAGgtagatggagaccagaactgtgcatagtgctccaagtgcgatctaaccaaggtatatggagaccagaactgtgcgcagtgctccaagtgtagcctaaccaagggatatggaaaccagaactgcacagtgctcaaagtgtggtctaacctagATATACGGAGACCAtagctgtgcacagtgctccaagtgtgctctaaccaagggtatatggagactagaactgtgcacagtgcttcaaGTGTGATCAAactggtatatggagaccggaactgtgcagagtgctccaagtgtggtctaactaaggtctatggagaccagaactgtgcacagcgctcccaagtgcggtctaaccaacgtATACGGAGACCAGAGCTGTGCGCAGTgttcaaagtgtggtctaaccacagtatacggagaccagaactatgcacgttgctccaagtgtggtcgaaccaaggtctatggagaccggaactatgcagagtgctgcaagtgtggtctaaccaaggtatattgggaccagaactgtacacagtgctcaagTGTGATCTAACTAGagtatatggagaccaaaactgtgcacagtgctctaagtatggtctaaccaagatatatggagaccataactgtgcacagtgctccaagtgtggtctaacacaggtatatggagaccagaactgtgcgcagttctccaagtgtggtctaacacaggtatacagagaccagaactgtgcacagtgctgcaagtgtggtctaaccaagggatatggagaccagaactgtgcacagtgctccaaatatggtataaccaaggtatatggtgtccagaactgtgcacagtcctcCAAACATGGTATAACCAAGgtatacagagaccagaactgtgcacaatgctccaagtgtggtctagcccaggtatatggagaccagaactgtgcacagtgctccaagtgtgttctaacccaggtatacggagaccagaactgtgcacagtgttccaagtgtggtctaaccacagtatacggagaccataactgtgcacagtgctccaagtgtggtccaactaagGTATATGGGGACCAGTTCTGTGCGCAGTGCTGCAAGtgcggtctaacccaggtatacggagaccagaactgtgcacagtgttccaagtgtggtctaaccacagtatacggagaccataactgtgcacagtgctccaagtgtagtctaacacaggtatatggagaccagaactgtgcgcagtgctccaagtgtggtctaacacaggtatatggagaccagaactgtgcaccgtgctccaagtgtggtctaaccacggtatacaggggcagggaggtgttgctacagttgtacagggccttggtgaggccacacctggagtattgtgtacagttttggtctcctaacttgaggaaggacattcttgctattgagggagtgcagcgaagattcaccagactgattcccgggatggtgggactgacctatcaagaaagactggatcaactgggcttgtattcactgggcttggagttcagaagaatgagaggtgacctcatagaaacgtttaaaattctgacgggtttagacaggttagatgcaggaagaatgttcccgatgttggggaagtccacaaccaggggtcacagtctaaggataaggggtaagccatttaggaccgagatgaggagaaacttcttcacccagagagtggtgaacctgtggaattctctaccacagaaagtagttgaggccaattcactaaatatattcaaaagggagttagatgaagtccttattactcgggggatcaaggggtatggcgagaaagcaggaatggggtactgaagtttcatgttcagccatgaactcattgaatggcggtgcaggctagaagggctgaatggcctgctcctgcacctattttctatgtttctaccataactgtgcacagcggtccaagtgtggtctaaccaaggtatgcaGAGactagaactgtgtacagtgctacaagtgtggtctaaccaagggtatatggagactagaactgtgcacagtgcttcaagtgtgatctaacccaggtatatggagtctagaactgtgcacagtgctccaagtgtggtctaatcaaggtatatgttgaccagaactgtgcacagtgttgcaagtgtggtctaaccagggtgtacacagtgctccaagtatggtctaagcaaggtacatggagaccagaactgtgcacagtgctccaagtgtgtacTAACTAatgtatacggagaccagaactgtgcacagtgctccaagtgtggtgtaacccaggtatatgaagatcagaactgtgcaccgtgctccaagtgtggtctaaccaaggtatagcgagaccagaactatgcacaatgctccaaatgtggtctaaccaaggtctatGAACATTATCTTCACTGTCTATCTCTCCTGTTCTCCCACCCCCAGGTGCCAGCGAGTATTCCCGGGCTCCTCACTCCGATGCAGTTGACGACGGACAATGACGAGGAAGGGACGAGCACCGGCGGAGTGGACGTGGCGGGGGAGAGgagcgaggaggaggagaacgGAGGGAGCAGCTGGGGCCTCGGGGCTGTGCTCCCAGGCGGAGCGGAGGAGGAGGGGGGCTCGGCCAAGCACTGGTGGACTTGCTGCCAGTCGGACAGTGTGAAGGGGCTGCTGGTGGCCCTGTTCGGGGGCGGGGTGCCGGCCGGCTTCGTGGCCCCCTTTACCCGCATTGCCTACGAGTCCTCGCGGGTGCCCTCGCTGGAGATCCTGCTGTTCCGCTGCCTGATCCACATGACGCTGGGCCTGGTCATCAAGCTGCGGCGCATGCCGCTGTTCGGGCCCCGCGAGGCCTGGCGTTCGGTCTTCGTGCACGCCTTCATCAACGTGGTGTCCATCGCCTGCGCCTACAGCTCCTTCATGGTTATCCCGGCCGGCAACGCGGCCACCGTCCGCAAGGGTACCTCCACCCTCTGCTCCACCTTGATGGCGCTGGTCATCAACAGCTACCGCCTGAGCGCCTTCGACTGGGTGGGACTGACGGGCAGCATGCTGGgcctggggctgatcgtggtgcccGGCCTGAACAGCCTGGACAAGGGCTCTCGCCTGTCCGACATCTTTGGCTACATCCTGGCCATGCTGGGCGGCCTGGCCCTGGCCATGGCTCTGATGATCTTCCGCAGCCTGACACACCCCTCCAAACTGCTGACGGCGGCCTTTGCCTTCGGGGCAGTGGGCAGCCTGCTCTGCGCCCCCCTCATGCCCCTGCTCCAGACGCCGGTGGTGCCCGCCGACGCCCTCACCTGGACCTGCGTGACCGGCCTCACCTTCCTGGCTCTGGTCTCCTTCTTCTGCGCCAACTATGCGGTGACCAAGACCCACCCGGCCCTGGTCTGCGCCTTCCTGCACTCCGAGGTGGTGGTCACCATGGTGGTCCAGTACTTCGTGCTGCACGAGCCCGTCACACACTTCGACATCAGCGGGGCcaccatcatcatcagcagcatcCTGGTCATCACCGCCCAGAACATCGTCCCCAAGAAGGAGGAGAACTCGAGCCAAACAAAATGATATTAAAATTTTAATTTTGTATGCACCGACCCTGGCAGCCGTGGGTTTTTTGTCTGTTTTGCGTCGGTTGATTCAAACTCACAACTTAGACCCGCATTTCTATATCGGAGcaaaaggaggcccattcagcccctcgagcctgttacacaggaacaggaggaggcccattcagcccctcgagcctgttacacaggaacaggaggaggtccattcagcccctcgagcctgttacacaggaacaggaggcggcccactcagcccctcgagcctgttacacaggaacaggaggaggcccattcagcccctcgagcctgttacacaggaacaggaggagacccattcagcctctcgagcctgttcccccattcaatggaaccaaggctgatctgcgacctaactccatctatcCACCTTTGCCccgtatctcttaatacctttggttaacaaaaatcttatcactctcggatttaaaattaacaattgacccagcatcaattgcggaagagagttccaaatatcgaccctttgcgtgtagaggtgtttcctaatttcactcctgaacggcctggctctaattttcaggctatgccccctaatcctagactccccaactcATGAaaataccgtctacaagatgcactgcagcaactcgccaaggcttcttcggcagcacctcacaaacctgcGACCTCGgccgcccagaaggacaagggcagcaggcgcatgggaacaccaccacctccacgttcccctccgagtcacacacacctggagtcagctgtggctccgGGGACAGAaccctcgccactgagtcagaaggttgtgggttcaggtcccactccagggagttgagcaataaatctaggctgatgctcccggtgcagtgctgagggagcaatgcactgtcggaggggcagtactgagggagcgccgcactgtcggaggggcagtactgagggagcgccgcactgtcggacggacagtactgagggagtgccgcactgtcggaggggcagaattgagggagcgctgcgctgtcggaggggcagtgctgagggagcgccgcactgtcggaggggtggtactgagggagcgccgttctTGAagtaaaaaagtacttcattggttgtaaagcgctttgggacatccggtggtcgtgaatggcactGTAGAattgcaactctttctttctttattcttctcaccatcctgacgtggaaatatatcggccattccttcatcgttgggtcaaaatcctggaactccctccctaacagcactgtaggagcactttcaccgcacggactgcagcggttcaagaaagcggctcaccaccaacttctcgagggaaattagggatagaaacatagaaagtaggtgcaggagtaggccattcctcccttcgagccattcaataggatcatggctgatcattcacctcagtatccctttcttgctttctctccataccccttgatccctttagccatgagggccacatctaactcgtgcATCTGCGTGTTTTGACAGATTGTTTGGGCTTACAATCAGGGGCAGTTTTCCAGCCGTAGCCCCTGTATGCAACATTCAGGGCCGGCGACGCGCCAGTACCGTTCTCCACCTCTGGGCGGTGCTGTCGGGCCCACCGGCAGTGCGGCTCAACACCACCACCCGCAGGACATGGGATGCACTGCAGAGTGTAGCAGAAATATGCAACAATTCTCATTctcgtcttcaaatccctccatggccttcgctcctccttatctctgtaacctcctcccgcccctacacccctccctatctctgtaacccctccagcccttcctatctctgtaacctcctccagcccctacaccgctccctatctctgtaaccccctacaaccctccctatctctgtaaccccctccagcccctacatgcctccctatctctgaaaccccctacagccctccctatctctgtaatcccctcccccatcccctacacccctcgctatctctgtaacctcctccagcccctacacccctccctatctctgcaaactcctctgCCCCTACAtcctcactatctctgcaacctcctccagccctacacccctccctatctctgtaacctcctccagccttacacccctccctatctctgtaacctcctccagccttacacccctccctatctctgtaacctcctccagccttacacccctccctatctctgtaacctcctccagccctacacccctccctatctctgtaacctcctccagccctacacccctccctatctctgtaacctcctccaacccctacacccctccctatctctgcaaactcctctgcccctacaccctcactatctctgcaacctcctccagccctacacccctccctatctctgtaacctcctccagccctacacacctccctatctctgtaacctcctccagccccccctatctctgtaaccccctccagccctacacccctccctatctctgtaatctcctccagcccgacaaccgccccccccccccccccgagatgtctgcgctcctctaattctgccctcctgagcatccctgattataatcgctccaccattggtggccgtgccttctgttacctgagccccgagctctggaactccctccctaaacctctccacctctctctcctcctttaaaacgctccttcaaaccgaccactttgaccaagctttgggtcgcctgtccaaatatctccttctgtggcttggtgtcaaattgcgtctgataatcactcctgtgaagctccttgggatgatttactttgttaaaggcgctatataaatgcaagttgttgttgttggggctTCTGGGGCAAACatagctccccctcccctccaaggtAAGATGAGTTAATTCACAGGAAGTGGGGATCAAAGCCATATCTTTCTGATTCGCGTCTCCgatcggcagtactgagggagcgccgcactgtcggaggggcagtactgagggagcgccgtactgtcggaccggcagtactgagggagcgccgcgctgtcggaggggcagtactgagggagcgccgcgctgtcggaggggcagtactgagggagcgccgcgctgtcggaggggcagtactgagggagcgctgcgctgtcggaggggcagtgctgagggagcgccgtaatgtcggaggggcagtgctgagggagcgctgcactggcggagtcccgtctgctctctcaggtggacagaatggattccacggccactattttgaagagcaggggagttatccccggtgtccgggccaatatttatccctcagactatccgggtcattatcgcattgctgtgtgtgagagcttgctgtatgcaaataggttgccgcatttcccacattacaacagtgactacacacgaaAAGGATTTCattatctgtaaagcgctttgagacatcctggtgGTTGTGAaacgcaccatataaatgcaagtctcccttTTCCCCTCCGGGCTCGGTATCCCCGTGGCGCCTGCGGAACCATTTCATGGCTTCATGCCGGTGCCCTTACCTGGAAGCCCCCCAGTTCCCGGGAGTGGCGGTTGTCCCAGGTGCCGCCCTGTTACCGGCGTGCAGGCATCGCCCCCCGCTCTCATTCCCCGCCccatgaggagggggagggggcggaaggCGGGGGTCCGGGTCCATGAGCGGGTGGACATTGGGTATTTTCGTTTCTGGTTGTAACTCTGTCagtgtggcgggggaggggggggtggtggaggacggGACTCCCTCCGCACGCGCAGAGCAGAGCGGTGGGGGCTAGAAGCggaactcccctctcccccccccccgtgacctCACAATGACCCGGTAACCCTGTGCCAGTGCATTGTGGGTAGCACCAAACCATGACATCACAGGGCAGAATCCCATGACGACATCACAGCGGGGTAGTGGGAGGCAGTGGATCTGGATTGGGCGGAAAGCGAGACACGAGGGGGGGGCAAGATATCCCATTTTAGACTAACGCACTTAACattagaattaggatcaggagtcggccatgcggcccctcgagcctgctccgccattcagtgagatcatggctgatcatcgacctcaactccactttcccgcctgatccccatatcccttgactcccttatcgttcaaaaatctgtccatctccgccttaaatatattcaaaaacccagcctccacagctctctggggcagagaattccagattcaccaccctctgagtgacgaggtttctcctcatctcagtcctaaatggccgaccccttatcctgagactgtgacccctggttctcgactccccagcccaggggaaacatcctccctgcatctaccctgtcaatccccctcagaatcttatgtttcaatgaaatcacctctcattcttctaaactttagagaatatcggtctagtctgctcaatctctcctcataagacaaccccccatcccagtctggtgaacctccgttgcactctctcaatggcaagtatatccttccttaggtaaggagaccaaaactgtgcacagtactccaggtgtggtctcaccagggccctttacaattgtagcaagacttccctagtcttatactccaacccccttccaataaaggacaacatgccatttgccttcctttattgcttgctgtacctgcaggctaactcTGTGTGTTTCTTGCACCAGGACACCCAGATCGCTCTGGAAGTGAGAGTTTAAGTATTGGTGATAATTTCGCGGGGGGTGGTTGGGGAAATTTGCAGAGATTCATTTGTTCGGATTCAACGGTTTCGGCTGAAATGTATTGAGCTCGTCGTCACCTTGCCGCAAACCCTCGCTGTTCACTTCGCACTCGGTATCCTGTGACACGGATTGTAGGCCATCTCAAACCGAGACACCACACTTTCTCCAAGTGACA
This DNA window, taken from Pristiophorus japonicus isolate sPriJap1 chromosome 20, sPriJap1.hap1, whole genome shotgun sequence, encodes the following:
- the LOC139232700 gene encoding solute carrier family 35 member G3-like isoform X1, with the protein product MKHKKKLANHKVEECGIWLDTAVLKRRKMEPRPISKLLNPLSRSKYSVEVALNFTQTRVPQPCVIQTTVPSFFFPQSKAGFMVPEMLRGEPYNFCVDYFRLGVTLYKMIAGKGPFRVRGEKVPASIPGLLTPMQLTTDNDEEGTSTGGVDVAGERSEEEENGGSSWGLGAVLPGGAEEEGGSAKHWWTCCQSDSVKGLLVALFGGGVPAGFVAPFTRIAYESSRVPSLEILLFRCLIHMTLGLVIKLRRMPLFGPREAWRSVFVHAFINVVSIACAYSSFMVIPAGNAATVRKGTSTLCSTLMALVINSYRLSAFDWVGLTGSMLGLGLIVVPGLNSLDKGSRLSDIFGYILAMLGGLALAMALMIFRSLTHPSKLLTAAFAFGAVGSLLCAPLMPLLQTPVVPADALTWTCVTGLTFLALVSFFCANYAVTKTHPALVCAFLHSEVVVTMVVQYFVLHEPVTHFDISGATIIISSILVITAQNIVPKKEENSSQTK
- the LOC139232700 gene encoding solute carrier family 35 member G3-like isoform X3; the protein is MQLTTDNDEEGTSTGGVDVAGERSEEEENGGSSWGLGAVLPGGAEEEGGSAKHWWTCCQSDSVKGLLVALFGGGVPAGFVAPFTRIAYESSRVPSLEILLFRCLIHMTLGLVIKLRRMPLFGPREAWRSVFVHAFINVVSIACAYSSFMVIPAGNAATVRKGTSTLCSTLMALVINSYRLSAFDWVGLTGSMLGLGLIVVPGLNSLDKGSRLSDIFGYILAMLGGLALAMALMIFRSLTHPSKLLTAAFAFGAVGSLLCAPLMPLLQTPVVPADALTWTCVTGLTFLALVSFFCANYAVTKTHPALVCAFLHSEVVVTMVVQYFVLHEPVTHFDISGATIIISSILVITAQNIVPKKEENSSQTK